Proteins encoded within one genomic window of Brassica rapa cultivar Chiifu-401-42 chromosome A09, CAAS_Brap_v3.01, whole genome shotgun sequence:
- the LOC103846493 gene encoding F-box protein SKIP19 has translation MDLRLIDRQTNMASSSYLRPFPTPPSLTPVMKEDGECITWADLPSDLTSSILRRLGSIDIFENAQRVCTSWRGVCKDPEMWRKIDMRNLGDVGFNLEIMCRHAVDRSQGGLVDIEIWHFATDSLLNYIADSSSNLRSLKLVKCSPLTSEGLTEAIVKLPLLEELDVSYCSLSVESLKVVGQSLPNLKTLKLNRIYRRFACRPYVSDDDALAIAETMPRLSHLQLFANKLTSTGLNAILDNCPNLEHLDLRMCLNVTLLGDLKKRCSERIKVLIRPFDSFLDHPHDEAAILTDSSDDHYNDYYEDDDDSYDNDDVYGSF, from the exons ATGGACTTGAGACTGATTGATCGTCAGACAAATATGGCTTCTTCCTCTTACTTGAGGCCGTTTCCTACTCCGCCGTCTTTGACTCCGGTGATGAAAGAAGACGGAGAGTGCATAACCTGGGCAGACCTTCCGTCTGACTTAACGTCATCGATCCTGCGCAGGCTCGGCTCGATTGATATATTCGAAAATGCTCAGAGAGTGTGTACATCATGGCGTGGCGTCTGTAAAGACCCTGAGATGTGGCGTAAGATAGACATGCGTAACCTAGGAGACGTGGGGTTCAACCTCGAGATCATGTGCCGTCATGCAGTCGATCGTAGCCAGGGAGGACTGGTTGACATTGAGATTTGGCATTTCGCTACTGATTCCCTCCTCAACTATATCGCCGATAG CTCAAGTAACCTGAGAAGCCTTAAACTAGTGAAGTGCTCTCCTCTAACTTCTGAAGGACTTACTGAAGCAATTGTGAAGCTTCCATTGCTTGAAGAACTCGATGTCTCCTACTGCTCACTCTCAGTTGAGTCTCTGAAAGTTGTAGGCCAGTCCCTTCCTAACCTGAAGACACTGAAGCTAAACCGTATATATAGGCGCTTTGCGTGCCGACCGTACGTGAGTGACGATGATGCTCTAGCAATCGCTGAAACAATGCCCCGACTTAGCCACCTCCAGCTTTTCGCAAACAAATTAACAAGCACTGGTTTGAACGCCATTCTTGATAATTGTCCCAACCTTGAACATCTCGATCTACGTATGTGTCTTAACGTTACACTTTTAGGAGATCTGAAGAAGCGGTGTTCCGAGAGGATCAAAGTTTTGATACGACCTTTTGACTCGTTTCTTGATCACCCACACGATGAGGCTGCTATCCTTACGGATTCATCCGATGATCATTACAATGACTATTATGAAGACGATGACGATTCGTATGATAATGATGATGTGTATGGATCCTTTTAG
- the LOC103846474 gene encoding F-box protein SKIP19, translated as MKEGECINWAELPYELMSSILRRLSSIDILENAQRVCTSWRHVCKGPEMWRKIDMRNLVDVGYTLEIMCRHAVDRSQRGLVEINIWHFATDSLLNHIAERSSNLRSLRLVMCSRITNDGLAKALAKLPLLEELEFSYCPLSVESLRLSGRSCPNLKTLKLNRLRLMRFPYESDDDALAIAETMPKLSHLQLFANSLTDAGLNAILDNCPNLEHLDLRECRSVKLSGDLRKRCSERIKVLREPFGCIMLSHVLELIYDMLHISR; from the exons ATGAAAGAAGGAGAGTGCATAAACTGGGCGGAGCTTCCGTATGAACTAATGTCATCCATCCTGCGTAGGCTCAGCTCGATAGATATATTGGAAAACGCTCAGAGAGTGTGTACATCATGGCGTCACGTATGTAAAGGCCCTGAGATGTGGCGTAAGATAGACATGCGTAACCTAGTAGACGTGGGGTACACCCTCGAGATCATGTGCCGGCATGCAGTCGATCGTAGCCAGAGAGGCTTGGTTGAGATTAACATTTGGCATTTCGCTACTGATTCTCTCCTCAACCACATCGCTGAAAG GTCAAGTAACCTGAGAAGCCTTAGACTTGTAATGTGCTCTCGAATAACAAACGATGGACTTGCAAAAGCACTTGCGAAGCTTCCACTGCTTGAAGAACTCGAGTTCTCATACTGCCCACTCTCAGTAGAATCTCTGAGGCTTTCGGGCCGGTCCTGTCCTAATCTCAAGACGCTGAAGCTGAACCGCCTGAGGTTGATGCGTTTTCCGTACGAGAGTGACGATGATGCTCTAGCAATCGCTGAAACAATGCCCAAACTTAGCCACCTCCAGCTTTTCGCAAACAGTTTAACAGACGCTGGTTTAAACGCCATTCTTGATAATTGTCCCAACCTTGAGCATCTCGATCTACGTGAGTGTCGCAGCGTTAAACTTTCAGGAGATCTGAGGAAGCGGTGTTCCGAGAGGATCAAAGTTTTGAGAGAACCTTTTGGTTGCATCATGCTTTCTCATGTTTTGGAACTTATTTACGATATGTTACACATCTCAAGATGA
- the LOC103846508 gene encoding putative hydrolase C777.06c: protein MTSRSRLLRMEKNDEDRTALIFLGTGCSGAVPEFRCLLQPSDPPCHVCSQSLSLLPHLNPNYRCNTSLLIDYCCEEEDGRHYYITIDVGKSFREQVLRWFTFYKIPRIDSIILTHEHADAIHGLDDIRSFQPRGSATDTNPLPVFLSQFTMESISTRFPYLIEKKAKQVPRRVSQLDWRIIEENCDKQFIASGLSFTPLPVMHGEDYVALGFLFGHKSKVAYISDVSRIPPSTEYAISKEGAGQLDLLILDTNIPFKRGLQPTHICFPEALEIIKRLCPKRALLTGMTHDFDHHEYNEMLAEWSLREGIHVQLAHDGLRLPINL from the exons ATGACCAGCAGATCAAGACTCTTGAGGATGGAGAAGAACGATGAAGATCGAACGGCCCTGATCTTCCTCGGAACAGGCTGCTCCGGCGCAGTTCCTGAGTTCCGATGCTTACTCCAGCCGTCAGATCCTCCTTGCCATGTCTGCTCTCAGTCCCTCTCTTTACTACCTCACCTTAACCCTAATTACAG ATGCAATACATCGCTCTTGATCGATTATTGCTGCGAGGAAGAAGACGGCAGACATTATTACATAACCATTGATGTTGGCAAGAGTTTCAGAGAACAAGTCCTTCGTTGGTTTACCTTCTACAAGATTCCTCGAATTGATTCC ATCATTCTAACTCATGAGCACGCAGACGCAATTCATGGCCTAGATGATATTCGATCTTTTCAACCACGTGGTTCAGCCACTGACACCAACCCACTTCCTGTCTTTCTATCTCAGTTCACAATGGAAAG CATTTCTACGAGGTTTCCTTATTTGATTGAAAAGAAGGCTAAACAAGTACCTAGACGGGTCTCACAGCTTGACTGGAGAATCATAGAAGAGAACTGTGACAAACAATTCATTGCCTCTGGCTTATCTTTCACTCCTCTTCCA GTTATGCATGGAGAGGATTACGTCGCTTTAGGTTTCCTCTTTGGTCATAAAAGTAAAGTGGCTTATATATCAGATGTATCACGCATCCCACCTAGTACTGAGTATG CTATCTCCAAAGAGGGAGCTGGACAGTTAGATCTTCTTATCCTGGATACAAATATTCCATTTAAG AGAGGACTACAACCTACACACATTTGTTTTCCTGAG GCTCTTGAGATAATAAAGAGGCTTTGTCCAAAGAGAGCGCTTTTAACTGGTATGACACACGATTTTGATCACCATGAATACAATGAGATGCTTGCTGAATGGTCTCTAAG GGAAGGAATCCATGTGCAGCTTGCTCATGACGGATTAAGACTTCCAATAAACTTATGA
- the LOC103848450 gene encoding RNA polymerase II degradation factor 1 isoform X2, translating into MATSPSDKLVQEQEVGTDEVVDPAKTTDEEDEARTEEEEVRTEEADPEKTTEEEDEVRTEEDKARTEEEEVRTEEVDPAKTTEEDKEEAIESLLNQNRQEDPITTRRSDQTMDRGSTSLTSDQNRRLDSDPNTSPISLSVQESDQGTENKNPQEQSMIPRSGQRMERGSTSSARDQNQNRPLVLPNPPPQQMMMPLRLGPSVPPYQQNPYGLPQPRWLVVDHFYSDGHGLYGAQWRFRTITPFLPNQNTYPHQLVPMELPGQPGTELVCYSQSFGVLHQGQLVPHHEAHPMRPQQQNQFRSLPPMRPMLPQDDFVVLLGQVPVRPMMYYQEQNQIVPNAGIQAPARPSLPQVRAPMMQPPVLLYPPPIVNAVPVRPMMNQGGGQRFRFPMIQHHQGSPSAAWHEQNQQLQSPRESQGSNDGPFSSGGSQD; encoded by the exons ATGGCTACTTCTCCATCTGATAAACTTGTCCAAGAACAAGAAGTGGGAACAGATGAGGTTGTTGATCCCGCCAAAACAAccgacgaagaagatgaagcgcgaacagaggaagaagaagtgagAACAGAGGAGGCTGATCCCGAAAAAACAaccgaggaagaagatgaagtgcGAACAGAGGAAGACAAAGCGcgaacagaggaagaagaagtgagAACAGAGGAGGTTGATCCCGCCAAAACAACCGAGGAAG aCAAGGAAGAAGCTATCGAGAGCCTTCTT AATCAGAATCGTCAAGAAGATCCGATCACG ACTCGTAGGAGCGATCAAACAATGGACCGTGGCTCAACATCGCTTACAAGTGACCAGAACCGTCGTCTTGATTCTGATCCCAACACTTCTCCTATTAGTCTCAGCGTACAAGAGTCCGACCAAGGAACTGAGAACAAGAATCCTCAAGAACAGTCAATG ATTCCTAGGAGCGGTCAAAGGATGGAACGTGGCTCCACATCGTCTGCAAGGGATCAGAACCAAAACCGTCCTCTTGTTCTTCCGAATCCTCCTCCTCAACAGATGATGATGCCTCTTCGTCTTGGCCCAAGCGTGCCTCCATATCAGCAAAACCCTTACGGTTTACCCCAGCCAAGATGGCTCGTAGTAGACCACTTCTACTCAGACGGGCATGGTCTATACGGTGCACAATGGAGATTCCGAACCATAACTCCTTTTCTCCCAAACCAGAACACATATCCGCATCAGCTGGTGCCGATGGAGCTGCCCGGTCAGCCTGGAACTGAATTAGTATGCTACAGCCAGTCGTTCGGCGTGCTTCACCAGGGCCAGCTCGTTCCCCACCACGAAGCTCATCCGATGAGGCCGCAGCAACAGAACCAGTTTCGAAGCCTACCTCCAATGAGGCCAATGCTGCCACAGGACGACTTCGTTGTCCTTCTAGGTCAAGTCCCGGTGAGGCCAATGATGTATTACCAGGAACAGAACCAGATTGTTCCCAACGCGGGCATACAAGCTCCGGCGAGGCCAAGTCTACCCCAAGTCAGAGCTCCGATGATGCAGCCACCGGTGCTTTTATATCCGCCACCTATAGTTAACGCTGTACCAGTGAGGCCAATGATGAACCAAGGAGGAGGACAACGGTTTAGGTTCCCCATGATTCAGCACCACCAAGGTTCTCCCAGTGCAGCATGGCATGAGCAGAATCAGCAACTTCAGTCGCCAAGGGAGTCTCAGGGTTCCAACGACGGACCGTTTTCTTCTGGCGGAAGTCAAGACTAG
- the LOC103846525 gene encoding centrosome-associated protein CEP250, which translates to MSRLRAFSSPDLVPSDSGSVTSPTRTTEHQSHETSGLEGISTNVKLLLKLVQDHNEANTKQRDEWKAQRVNTMMAILDDLKTRILKAQQQSSSSGKKELRRCNTELKPRQDLNRSPTKPPLNDPDDVQKLRKELSASMAARKSLQMMCSSLGKEKEIMAIELSRKAYELTEMEELISDLKAQNEKLLKKVQNCAVEHKKEDGDGKGGGGDKDMPLQGRNKELSEQLLKSIDGYRSLKRRYKEVQEENGIMRQVLKDSAEEVNAGAQRLMELHEKATREDELDLEKEISELEKLFQEIGLKISNHSQIK; encoded by the exons ATGAGCCGGCTCCGAGCATTTTCTTCGCCGGATTTAGTTCCTTCTGATTCTGGATCTGTTACCTCCCCAACAAGAACCACAGAGCATCAATCTCATGAAACTTCTGGTTTAGAAG GCATCTCTACGAATGTTAAGCTACTCCTCAAACTCGTTCAAGACCACAACGAAGCGAACACAAAGCAACGCGATGAATGGAAGGCACAGAGAGTCAACACAATGATGGCGATTCTCGACGATTTAAAGACACGGATCCTGAAAGCTCAGCAACAATCATCATCCTCAGGGAAAAAAGAGCTCAGAAGATGCAACACAGAACTGAAACCTAGGCAAGATCTCAACAGGAGTCCCACAAAGCCGCCTCTGAACGACCCCGACGATGTTCAGAAGCTGAGAAAAGAGCTAAGCGCGAGCATGGCTGCAAGAAAGAGTCTTCAGATGATGTGTTCCAGTTTAGGCAAGGAGAAAGAGATAATGGCTATCGAGCTTTCGAGGAAAGCTTACGAGTTGACCGAGATGGAGGAGCTTATAAGCGACCTCAAGGCTCAGAACGAGAAGCTACTCAAGAAAGTGCAGAACTGCGCGGTGGAGCACAAGAAAGAAGATGGTGATGgaaaaggaggaggaggagacaaAGACATGCCTCTTCAGGGAAGAAACAAAGAGTTGTCTGAACAGCTTCTCAAGTCTATTGATGGATACAGATCTCTTAAAAGGAGATACAAAGAAGTTCAAGAGGAAAATGGAATCATGAGACAGGTTCTTAAGGATTCAGCAGAAGAAGTTAATGCTGGGGCTCAGAGACTAATGGAACTTCATGAGAAGGCCACAAGAGAAGATGAATTGGATCTTGAGAAGGAGATTTCAGAACTAGAGAAGTTGTTTCAAGAGATTGGgcttaaaatttctaaccattcccaaataaagtaa
- the LOC103848404 gene encoding F-box protein SKIP19, with protein sequence MASSSSAGLFPPEPPLFTGECRSWAELPSELTSLILRRLGSIDILENAQKVCTSWRRVCKDTAMWRKIDMRNSGDLVLNLEMMCRHAVDRSQGGLVEIDIWHFGTDFLLNYIADRSSNLRSLRLAMCSPITTDGLT encoded by the exons ATGGCTTCTTCCTCTTCCGCTGGACTGTTTCCTCCTGAGCCACCGCTTTTTACCGGAGAGTGTAGAAGCTGGGCTGAGCTTCCGTCTGAATTGACGTCATTGATCCTACGCAGGCTTGGCTCGATTGATATATTGGAAAACGCTCAGAAAGTTTGTACGTCATGGCGTCGTGTCTGTAAAGACACTGCCATGTGGCGGAAGATTGACATGCGTAACTCTGGAGACTTGGTGTTGAACCTTGAGATGATGTGCCGTCACGCAGTTGATCGTAGCCAGGGAGGATTGGTTGAGATTGACATTTGGCATTTCGGTACTGATTTTCTCCTCAACTACATCGCCGACAG GTCAAGTAACCTGCGAAGCCTTAGACTTGCTATGTGCTCTCCAATAACAACCGATGGACTTACGTAA
- the LOC103846537 gene encoding uncharacterized protein LOC103846537 — translation MVLKPCAVASATERDSSNLEEASMEASSVVLKPCAAVTAGEGCSTELEREAMEVSSAVDDSRQRKRKAELDPEKEEESDGEIEEDKIEEREDDDIDLLEVPEWDVDSFDGLVYSSSTEPDLPPRYQPCENMEKAIHDYRIYKQQLITSKGFMVDSTLRPHYLYKRINPVSFDDGGFFRDYCEKMVSVCLERHNQDKGLNVELVEVVRANYRGGPRPKSYITFMAREKPDGPLVEYQAKGMATLDRKFHPILCRPTPTPMPQNQN, via the exons ATGGTTCTCAAACCTTGTGCAGTCGCCTCAGCGACAGAGAGAGATTCGAGCAACTTGGAGGAGGCTTCGATGGAAGCATCTTCAGTAGTTCTCAAACCTTGCGCAGCCGTGACGGCAGGGGAAGGGTGTTCCACCGAGTTGGAGAGGGAGGCCATGGAGGTTTCTTCGGCCGTTGACGATTCGCGCCAGAGAAAGCGTAAGGCCGAGCTCGATCCCGAGAAAGAGGAAGAGAGCGATGGTGAGATTGAAGAAGACAAGATTGAGGAGCGAGAGGATGATGACATAGATCTCTTAGAGGTGCCAGAGTGGGATGTGGACAGCTTCGATGGTCTGGTGTATTCTTCCTCAACGGAGCCTGACCTTCCCCCACGTTACCAGCCTTGTGAAAACATGGAGAAGGCTATCCATGACTATCGCATCTATAAACAACAGCTCATCACCAGCAAg ggATTCATGGTGGATTCAACGCTTAGGCCACATTATTTGTACAAAAGAATCAACCCGGTGAGTTTTGACGATGGTGGATTCTTCCGAGATTACTGTGAAAAGATGGTCTCTGTATGTCTTGAGAGACATAACCAAGACAAG GGTCTGAATGTGGAGTTGGTCGAAGTGGTGAGAGCTAACTATCGAGGGGGTCCTAGACCCAAGTCTTACATTACATTCATGGCGAGAGAGAAACCGGATGGACCCCTTGTTGAGTATCAAGCCAAAGGTATGGCTACTCTTGACAGAAAATTCCATCCCATCCTCTGTAGACC
- the LOC103846484 gene encoding F-box protein SKIP19, whose translation MASSSSFYSPTPSTSMPQLMKPEEPRNWAELPPELISSILLRLNSIQILEKAQKVCRSWRRICKDPSMWRRVDMYNDGDLGSMGYDLEIMCRHAVDRSQGGLLEIDLWYFGTDELLNYIADRSSNLKSLRLIMCYPIADEGFVEAVRKLPLLEYLEVTYGAMSGEALKVAGQSCPNLKKLRLNSETNHQFNDEELNDKKALGIAESMPELRHLQLVGNTLTNRGLTAILDGCPHLEHLDLRKCFNVRLEGDLEKRCSERIRELRRPDDSTADHPYGFNIEDLLGPNNYYWDDLSAGYPYGANVYDLSDCSDDYSDEFY comes from the exons atggcttcttcttcttctttctactCTCCGACGCCGTCTACTTCCATGCCTCAGCTGATGAAACCTGAGGAACCGAGAAACTGGGCGGAGCTTCCGCCGGAACTGATTTCATCGATCCTGCTCCGTCTTAACTCGATTCAGATACTGGAGAAAGCTCAGAAAGTGTGCAGATCGTGGCGCCGCATCTGTAAAGACCCCTCGATGTGGCGGAGGGTTGACATGTACAACGATGGAGACTTGGGAAGCATGGGGTATGACCTAGAGATCATGTGTCGTCACGCAGTTGATCGTAGCCAAGGCGGCTTGCTTGAGATCGACTTGTGGTACTTTGGTACTGATGAGCTGCTCAATTACATAGCCGACAG GTCAAGTAATCTTAAAAGCCTTAGACTCATAATGTGCTACCCAATAGCAGACGAGGGATTCGTCGAAGCAGTTAGGAAGCTGCCGTTGCTTGAATACCTCGAGGTTACATACGGCGCAATGTCAGGAGAGGCTCTGAAAGTCGCAGGACAGTCTTGTCCAAATCTAAAGAAACTGAGGTTAAACTCCGAAACTAACCACCAGTTTAATGACGAAGAGCTTAATGACAAAAAAGCTCTAGGGATTGCTGAAAGCATGCCTGAGCTACGCCACCTTCAGCTCGTCGGGAACACATTAACCAACAGGGGCTTGACCGCCATTCTCGACGGTTGTCCTCACCTGGAACACCTTGATTTACGCAAGTGTTTCAACGTAAGACTTGAAGGGGATCTGGAGAAGAGATGCTCCGAGAGGATCAGAGAGTTGAGACGACCGGATGACTCAACCGCTGATCACCCATATGGATTTAACATTGAGGATTTATTAGGCCCCAACAACTATTATTGGGATGACTTAAGCGCTGGTTACCCATATGGAGCTAACGTCTATGATTTATCAGACTGCAGCGATGATTATTCGGATGAGTTCTACTAA
- the LOC103848450 gene encoding RNA polymerase II degradation factor 1 isoform X1: protein MATSPSDKLVQEQEVGTDEVVDPAKTTDEEDEARTEEEEVRTEEADPEKTTEEEDEVRTEEDKARTEEEEVRTEEVDPAKTTEKEDEVRTEEEDEHKEEAIESLLDSTRNLNIEDEESDQQTENQNRQEDPITTRRSDQTMDRGSTSLTSDQNRRLDSDPNTSPISLSVQESDQGTENKNPQEQSMIPRSGQRMERGSTSSARDQNQNRPLVLPNPPPQQMMMPLRLGPSVPPYQQNPYGLPQPRWLVVDHFYSDGHGLYGAQWRFRTITPFLPNQNTYPHQLVPMELPGQPGTELVCYSQSFGVLHQGQLVPHHEAHPMRPQQQNQFRSLPPMRPMLPQDDFVVLLGQVPVRPMMYYQEQNQIVPNAGIQAPARPSLPQVRAPMMQPPVLLYPPPIVNAVPVRPMMNQGGGQRFRFPMIQHHQGSPSAAWHEQNQQLQSPRESQGSNDGPFSSGGSQD from the exons ATGGCTACTTCTCCATCTGATAAACTTGTCCAAGAACAAGAAGTGGGAACAGATGAGGTTGTTGATCCCGCCAAAACAAccgacgaagaagatgaagcgcgaacagaggaagaagaagtgagAACAGAGGAGGCTGATCCCGAAAAAACAaccgaggaagaagatgaagtgcGAACAGAGGAAGACAAAGCGcgaacagaggaagaagaagtgagAACAGAGGAG GTTGATCCCGCCAAAACAACCGAGAAAGAAGACGAAGTgagaacagaggaagaagatgagcaCAAGGAAGAAGCTATCGAGAGCCTTCTTGATTCTACTCGTAATCTCAACATAGAAGACGAAGAGTCCGACCAACAAACTGAGAATCAGAATCGTCAAGAAGATCCGATCACG ACTCGTAGGAGCGATCAAACAATGGACCGTGGCTCAACATCGCTTACAAGTGACCAGAACCGTCGTCTTGATTCTGATCCCAACACTTCTCCTATTAGTCTCAGCGTACAAGAGTCCGACCAAGGAACTGAGAACAAGAATCCTCAAGAACAGTCAATG ATTCCTAGGAGCGGTCAAAGGATGGAACGTGGCTCCACATCGTCTGCAAGGGATCAGAACCAAAACCGTCCTCTTGTTCTTCCGAATCCTCCTCCTCAACAGATGATGATGCCTCTTCGTCTTGGCCCAAGCGTGCCTCCATATCAGCAAAACCCTTACGGTTTACCCCAGCCAAGATGGCTCGTAGTAGACCACTTCTACTCAGACGGGCATGGTCTATACGGTGCACAATGGAGATTCCGAACCATAACTCCTTTTCTCCCAAACCAGAACACATATCCGCATCAGCTGGTGCCGATGGAGCTGCCCGGTCAGCCTGGAACTGAATTAGTATGCTACAGCCAGTCGTTCGGCGTGCTTCACCAGGGCCAGCTCGTTCCCCACCACGAAGCTCATCCGATGAGGCCGCAGCAACAGAACCAGTTTCGAAGCCTACCTCCAATGAGGCCAATGCTGCCACAGGACGACTTCGTTGTCCTTCTAGGTCAAGTCCCGGTGAGGCCAATGATGTATTACCAGGAACAGAACCAGATTGTTCCCAACGCGGGCATACAAGCTCCGGCGAGGCCAAGTCTACCCCAAGTCAGAGCTCCGATGATGCAGCCACCGGTGCTTTTATATCCGCCACCTATAGTTAACGCTGTACCAGTGAGGCCAATGATGAACCAAGGAGGAGGACAACGGTTTAGGTTCCCCATGATTCAGCACCACCAAGGTTCTCCCAGTGCAGCATGGCATGAGCAGAATCAGCAACTTCAGTCGCCAAGGGAGTCTCAGGGTTCCAACGACGGACCGTTTTCTTCTGGCGGAAGTCAAGACTAG
- the LOC103848434 gene encoding F-box protein SKIP19 has product MELRLYDHQTKMASSPSTPVMKEDGECRNWSELPYELMASILSRLDTFDILENAQKVCTSWHRVCKDPAMWRKIDFRYFGDKKYNLEIMCRHAVDLSQGGLLEIDISCFGTDSLLNYIADRSSNLRSLELALISVTTEGLAEAIGKLPSLEELKITEFAMWGGYLKVVGQSCPKLKTLNLNCIRIGFDPPFYVSDDDALAIAETMHGLRFLQLFSNGLTDAGLKAILDNCPDLEHLDLNHCFNVNFSGDLEKRCSERIKVLVRPGSPRIFDFSIFEDSVTLDSDHDL; this is encoded by the exons ATGGAGTTGAGACTGTATGATCATCAGACAAAAATGGCCTCTTCACCATCGACTCCAGTGATGAAAGAAGACGGAGAGTGTAGAAACTGGTCGGAGCTTCCGTATGAATTAATGGCATCGATACTGAGCAGGCTCGACACCTTTGACATATTGGAAAACGCTCAGAAAGTGTGTACATCATGGCATCGCGTCTGCAAAGACCCTGCCATGTGGCGGAAGATTGACTTTCGTTACTTTGGAGATAAGAAGTACAACCTAGAGATCATGTGCCGTCACGCAGTCGATCTTAGCCAGGGAGGCTTGCTTGAGATTGACATTTCGTGTTTCGGTACTGATTCTCTCCTCAACTACATCGCCGATAG GTCAAGTAACCTGAGAAGTCTTGAACTTGCATTAATCTCGGTAACAACTGAGGGACTTGCAGAAGCCATTGGGAAGCTTCCATCGCTTGAAGAACTCAAGATCACAGAATTCGCTATGTGGGGAGGTTATCTGAAAGTTGTAGGCCAGTCTTGTCCTAAACTGAAGACATTGAATTTAAACTGCATTAGAATTGGATTCGATCCTCCTTTTTACGTGAGTGACGATGATGCCCTAGCTATAGCTGAAACAATGCATGGACTTCGCTTCCTCCAACTTTTTTCAAATGGTTTAACAGATGCTGGTTTAAAAGCCATTCTTGATAATTGTCCTGATCTTGAACATCTTGATCTAAATCATTGTTTCAATGTTAACTTTTCCGGAGATCTGGAGAAGCGCTGTTCTGAGAGGATCAAAGTTTTGGTACGACCTGGTAGTCCGagaatttttgatttttctatATTTGAGGACTCCGTCACGCTAGATAGTGATCATGACCTGTAA
- the LOC103848441 gene encoding F-box protein SKIP19: MVSSSSSLTPVMKDGECRSWSELPYVLTSSILRRLDYTDILVNAQRVCRSWRRVCKDPAMWSKIDLRDLGKFRYLVKTLCRHILDLSQGGLVELDMWYIGPDSLLDYIAYRSSNLRSLKLDLISMITTDGLTEALGKLPLLEELELSRYTLSGDSLKVVGQSCPKLKTLKLHSLEIRPPGYGNDDDALAIAETMHGLRFLLLFGNCLTKVGLNAILDNCLDLEHLDLRLCFNFKLVGDLEKRCSERIKVLRRPFDSPDCPYDEREIHADISDDEVPFVPDVNSYGVFESDSDYSDSD, translated from the exons ATGGTTTCTTCCTCTTCGTCTTTGACACCGGTGATGAAAGACGGAGAGTGTAGAAGCTGGTCGGAGCTGCCCTATGTATTAACGTCATCGATCCTGCGCAGGCTCGACTACACTGACATATTGGTAAACGCACAGAGAGTGTGCAGATCGTGGCGTCGCGTCTGTAAAGACCCTGCCATGTGGAGCAAGATTGATTTGCGTGACCTAGGAAAATTTCGGTACCTCGTCAAGACCTTGTGCCGTCACATTCTCGATCTTAGCCAAGGAGGCTTGGTTGAGCTTGACATGTGGTATATCGGTCCTGACTCTCTCCTCGACTACATCGCCTATAG GTCAAGTAACCTGAGAAGCCTTAAACTTGACTTAATCTCTATGATAACAACTGATGGACTTACAGAAGCGCTTGGGAAGCTTCCATTGCTTGAAGAACTCGAGCTCTCGCGCTACACATTGTCTGGAGATTCTCTGAAAGTTGTAGGCCAGTCTTGTCCTAAACTGAAGACACTGAAGTTACACTCCCTTGAGATCCGGCCTCCTGGTTACGGGAACGATGATGATGCTCTAGCTATCGCTGAAACAATGCATGGACTTCGCTTCCTCCTGCTTTTTGGAAACTGTTTAACAAAGGTCGGTTTAAACGCCATTCTTGATAATTGTCTTGATTTGGAGCATCTTGATTTGCGTCTATGTTTCAACTTTAAACTTGTCGGGGATCTGGAGAAGCGGTGTTCCGAGAGGATCAAAGTTTTGAGACGACCTTTTGACTCTCCTGACTGCCCATATGATGAGAGGGAGATCCATGCTGATATATCTGACGATGAGGTCCCTTTCGTGCCAGATGTTAATTCTTACGGTGTCTTCGAAAGTGACAGTGACTACTCTGACAGCGATTAA